A genomic region of Desulfocurvibacter africanus subsp. africanus DSM 2603 contains the following coding sequences:
- a CDS encoding lipid II:glycine glycyltransferase FemX: MIQTMNRPTPYAVSVDSLSPHEWDALMPTFGDAHLYQAGAYGTVRFGRQRLSHLVLSRNGHLLAATQVRVFRLPGLKGGLAQVRHGPLHWTDNHASPREVLHWSLAALREEYVERRGMLLRIVPSPFMVAEGYFDEVLHEEGYRPARKAGRTDSTIFMDLRQSEEALLANTKPRWRRYLRNAQKNGIEVVSGTSDELLSIFDDFFGQLVARKGFVEFMAIDSLRDIQHGLPDDLKLRVFVGSHEGKPVSAVVYVAMGKTAMYIHGATADDAMHLRVSYLLHWEAVRWARSRGCELLDLNGVHKASSQGVYQFKSGLAGDGEPVRYFPEYECCRNPLSFAAVHAGEWLRFGSMKARMLGAKVRHSLARKQPETAERHP, from the coding sequence ATGATTCAGACAATGAACCGCCCCACGCCGTATGCCGTCTCGGTGGATTCGCTTTCGCCGCACGAATGGGACGCACTGATGCCCACCTTCGGCGATGCCCATCTCTATCAGGCCGGAGCATACGGGACCGTACGCTTTGGCCGGCAGCGCTTGAGCCATCTTGTGCTCTCGCGCAACGGCCATCTGTTGGCCGCGACCCAGGTGCGCGTCTTTCGCCTGCCGGGTCTCAAGGGCGGCCTGGCCCAGGTCAGGCACGGCCCCCTGCACTGGACCGATAACCACGCCAGCCCGCGCGAAGTCCTGCACTGGTCCCTGGCCGCCTTGCGGGAGGAGTATGTCGAGCGTCGCGGCATGTTGCTGCGCATCGTGCCCTCCCCCTTCATGGTGGCCGAGGGCTACTTCGATGAGGTTCTGCACGAGGAAGGCTATCGTCCTGCCCGTAAGGCCGGCCGCACCGACAGCACCATCTTCATGGATCTGCGCCAGTCCGAGGAGGCCCTGCTGGCCAATACGAAGCCACGCTGGCGGCGCTATCTGCGCAACGCGCAAAAAAACGGCATCGAGGTCGTCTCCGGGACCAGCGACGAGCTGCTCTCCATTTTTGACGATTTCTTTGGACAACTCGTGGCACGAAAAGGTTTCGTCGAGTTCATGGCCATCGATTCCCTGCGGGACATTCAGCACGGGCTGCCTGACGACCTCAAGCTGCGCGTCTTCGTCGGCTCTCATGAGGGCAAGCCTGTCTCGGCCGTGGTCTATGTCGCGATGGGCAAGACCGCCATGTATATTCACGGCGCCACTGCGGACGATGCGATGCACCTGCGAGTCTCCTACCTGCTCCACTGGGAGGCGGTTCGCTGGGCTCGCAGCCGCGGCTGCGAACTGCTGGACTTGAACGGAGTACACAAGGCGAGCAGCCAGGGTGTGTACCAGTTCAAAAGCGGGCTTGCCGGCGACGGTGAGCCGGTGCGCTACTTCCCAGAGTACGAGTGCTGCCGGAATCCGCTCTCCTTCGCCGCCGTCCATGCCGGAGAGTGGCTGCGGTTCGGCTCGATGAAGGCGCGGATGCTCGGCGCCAAGGTGCGGCATTCCCTGGCCCGCAAGCAACCGGAAACAGCGGAAAGGCACCCGTGA